From Sinorhizobium sp. B11:
TTCCGGCTGTCGCGCTTCACCGACGGCAGCCGCATCCGGCCGGGGCCGGCGATCTGATCCGACGCGAATGCCTGCCACCTTGCCCGGGCAGGACAGATTACCGGATGATCAAGTATAGGGATTTTTCGGCGACACCTCGATCCGGAAGCCCTGCTTCTTCAGGTCGCGAAGAAGCTCCGGAGCAGGCGGTTTCTTCAGGCAGATCATGGTCACCAGCCCCGGCGACAGCAGCCGCAGGCTGCAAGCCATATCCTGCGCATAAATGCCTGACCAGTAACCCGCCAGCCGCGCAGAAGATTTCGATTTGCTTGCGCCGCTGAGCGGCCCCCACCAGAAGCCGTTCATGGGCCGCCAGGCGATCCCGTAATATCCGAGCGCCGTCATGATCTTGAATGTTTCCGATCGCGACAGGCGGAAGACGAAATTGCCGACAGGTTCAAACTGGTCATAGGCATGCTCGCCGCGCAGGAAGCGCTTGATGCTTCTCTTGAGGTTTCCAAGCGGCGAATGGCCGTCCAATGGTTCGATGAGCACGACGCCCAGGCGGGAAACGCGGAGCATCTCATAGAGGCCGACGGATGGCCGCGGGAAGTGATGATAGGCTTCCTTGCACAGCACATAGTCGAATTGCTCGTCGTCGAAGGATATCTTTTCGGCATTCTCTTCCGAATAGCCGTCGATCCAGTTTCGCCGCTTGGCAATTTCGAGCGTCGATGCGGATATGCTGGTTGCAAGAACCGATTGAACGTGCGGCCGCAGGAAATTGGCATCGGTCCCGAAGCGTCCATCGCCGACCGTCATCCAGCTCGTGCCTGCAGCGTGGCTGAGGAGCGGATTGAGCGACGCATACATCCGGTCGTGATGCAGGCAGTCGACCGTATCCTGGGCGACGTAGCGCGACGGCAGATGGCTTTCTGACGCATTGTTATCTTCATCGGAGCGATGCCGGAGATAGGTATCGCTGATGCGTGCGGAATTGGGATACTGAACTGAAACCATGGGAACCCACCCTCAACTATCAACCACGCGCACTCAAAGCGCCAGACTGTTTGCCCGGCTCACTGGACGCAAGGCCGCCCAACGCGGCCTCCTTCGCCCTAGGCCATCATCACTAGGCTACCGGCCAATAGGCACGCAGCACACATGCTCTTAAGGACAAATTCTCTAGACCGGCCACCAACCTTTGGGGGGCAAGTGCCACCCAAGGGCTTAGATGCGGCAACGTCGTGAGGGATGGCAATGCCCATCGGAAGTAGCGCCGGAGCGAGCCTGCCTGAGACTACTGCTATTCTATTGCCGCTCTACTTCCGCCTCGCGATGAAAACCGATGTCGTCATGTTCCTGGTGACGACACCGCCGAAATCACCCCTTGCGAGATCTTCCAGCGCGTCCAGCAGCTCTTCCCGCTTCTCCGCCTCCAATGCCACGACATTCGAATAGGTCGCGTAGAGCCGCCGCACCGCGGGCGGATCGAGCGTCAGCGTCCACTCGAACATGACAGGCGGATCGCAATGGAATGAGGCCGCCTCGAAATCCCGGAGCCGGGCCTCGCTATCGAGCCCGTAAGGCGTCTGCGTCGTTCCCCCGCCCGATGGACTTGCGCGATGCCCCGCAAAGAGATGCGCACTCGCCTCATGGAAGGGATCGGGCCTGATATTGTCCCCGAAGACGTTCCAGATCAGAGCGACCGCGCCGCCATGCCGAAGCAAGGCATGGATATGCCGCAACGCCGGAACGGCATCGAGCCAATGAAATGCCGTTGCGCTGACGACGAGATCGAAGGAGTCCGGAGCCTCGTTCAGTTCCTCGAAAGGCTGCTCGATCACCTCGAGTTCGGGGCGATGCAGCCGCGCCCGCAGGAATTCCACAAGCCGCCTGTCCGGCTCGACCGCCAGAAGCCGCTGCGGCCCCTGATCCAGAAGATGCTCGGTAGCAAGCCCGGTTCCTGCGCCGATCTCCAGTACCGAAACACCGGATCGCAAACCCGCCCGCTGCCGCAACACCTCCCACACCGAAGAAGGATAGGGTGGCCGGGCCAACTGATAGTTTTCAGGGCTCAGTCCAAAAGCTTGCCGGCCGAACGAACGGGCAAGGATGTCACCAGACATGACGATCTCCGCGCTGACAGCCCGTAGACCTATCCCATTCCGCAAGAAAGCGCATTCACGAACCAAGCAGGGACACCACCCCGCTCGCGATATCGTAGCGCGCCGCGACGACCTTGAGCTTTCCCTCCTTGGCAGCACCCGCAATCACGGTCGAGCTCCGGCTGATCAGCGTCGCCTGCATCTTGGCGTTGGCGTCGACGGCAGCCTCGAGATCATTGCCCGCAGCATTTACCGCAGGCCAGATCGGCGCATAGAGGGCTCCAATCTGGCCGGGCACGGCCTTGCCGTCGATCGTGGCTTTCACCGCGCCGCAATTGCTGTGGCCGAGCACCATCAGCAGCCGCGCGCCGAGAACGGCAACGCCATATTCGAGACTGGCGATGATCTCGGGCGTGGCGATATTTCCGGCAACGCGCACGACGAAGAGCTGGCCGATGCTCTGGTCGAAGACGAACTCCACGGGCACGCGTGAATCGGCGCAGGAGAGCACCGCCGCGAAAGGCTCCTGCTTTTCCGCAGTCTTCGCCTTGAGGATCGAAAGGTCTTCGTTGAGCGACTGGAGACGCCCCTCGGTGAACCGCTTGTTTCCCTCCATCATCGCCTTCAGCGCTTCGTCCGGCATCATCGTACTCTGCGCCGAAACAGGCCCGGCGGATGCGACGGCAATCCCCGCCGCCAACGCCGCACCTCCCAGCGCACTGCACAGGAAACGCCGCCGCCCCTGATCGTCGGGCAGATCGGGACAGCTGCCGCAGCTGCAAGCCACGCCGGAATATTGCTTGAGATCATGCATCTTCCCCTCCCCGGGTTGAACCCACGATTGACATGCCGAAACCCGCAGCCCGCTTGCTCATGGCAGCGCGAGCGCCGAGCTTGTGCAAGTCGCCCAAACGGGTGAGGCACAATCAGCCGTTATCGGCACATGACACGGCGCCCCCTCCGGAATATTTCACTGCGCGAACGCCCTCGGCCTATCGGCGGCTTGTCCTTTCCATGCCCCCTGATGCATCCAAAGACACGTCGGGGAGATGGGGGCAGCCAATGACATCGGGCATCGTTTTACTGCTGTTTCTATCGGGCGTCGCAGGTGGCGTGATCAATGCGCTCGCCGGCGGCGCGACATTGCTCACCTTCCCCGCCATGCTCGCAGCCGGCCTGCCGCCCATTACCGCCAATGCCTCGAATGCGGTAGCGATCGTGCCGGGCCATCTGCTCGCCGTCCTCGCCGACCGCGGCAAGGTACTGCCACTCGACGCAAAACTCTGGTCGTCCGTGCTCGTCTGTCTCCTCGGCGGCGCCATCGGCGCGCTGCTGCTGCTCGCCTTGCCCGAGCGGCTCTTCGTCCTGCCCGTTCCGGCCCTGATCGGCATTGCCACCCTGCTCTTCCTCTTCTCGCCGCGCATCGCCGCCTGGGCGGAAGCAAGGCGCGGGGATGCCGAGCCCTCACGCGGCCTCGGCCTTTCCGTCCTCGGCCTCTCGTCGATCTATGGCGGCTTCTTCGGCGCCGGCCTCGGCGTCATCCTGACGGCGGTTCTCTCGATTGCCGACCCGGACGATATCCGCCGGGTGAAAGCCTTGAAAAACCTGCTTGCGACCTCGGTCAGCATGGCAGCCGTCGTCATCTTCATCGCCGAGCGCGCCGTCCGCTGGCCGGAGACCTTGACGATGCTGTCTGGCGCCCTGGTGGGCGGCTATCTCGGAGGCACCCTCGTGCGCGTGCTGCCGGCCATCGTGGTCCGCTGGTTCGTCATCGTCACCGGCGCTGCGATGACGATCGTCTACGCGGTCAAATACTGGAGCTAAGGCCCGTCGCGATCCTCACCCCAGCCGCCAGAACCGCTTCAACCCTTTCCACCGTTTCACGATACGGATCACGATGGGCGGCGGGATCTTCCTGGTGTCGGCCACCGTGCCATGCCGCGTGACAGGCGCTCGTGGATCGATCAGGAAGGCCACCATCACGCAGTCGCTCGCCGCCTCTGCCTTCAAAACTTCGTCCGACAGCAGCAGCCCCTGCTCGCCTTCGCCAAAGGCCTGCCCGCCGGCGAGAACCGCGCCGCTGAACACGTAGAAATACAGGTCGCACCCCTGCTTATGGGGGAACTCCACCCGCATGCCCGCCCCCAGCCGGATATCGAAGAAGTCGATCCGGTTGCGAACGAAGAACGGCGCATCGCCGCCTTCCGGCCCGACAAGGTGCCGCCAGCAATTGGGCGCGCCGTCAGGCGCTGCCCCATACTGGATGCCGGGTTCGAGGTCGACTGCATCGGGCCGCACCAGGATCTGCAGCATGCGCAGCGGCGGATCGGAGGCCAGCGTCTCCTCGGAATGCCAGAAGCCACGGCCGGCATTCATGACCATCAGGTGCCCGCTGTCGCATACCAGCCGGCCCCGCGCCTTGTCTTCATGGCGCATGACGCCTTCAGGCACCCAGGAGATGATTTCGTCGTTGCGATGCTCGTGCATGGCAACGCGCCGGCCCGGATGCAGGATGGACTCGACCACCATCGCCAGCGGCCCGTGGCCATGGTCCCCAGGCTTAGGCTTTATCCATCCGGGCATGTTGACATGCGCCACAAACCCTCCCGCGTCGCGCACGACAAAGGTTCGTTCGCCCTTGAGCAGCATCGCATCCTCCTTGCCTGCAGGCGGTGACGATACCGGTCCATTAGCGCCCGGACGCCGTTCAAGGTCAATGAAGCAGGCTCCTGGCGGGCGCAGGTCCCGCCATTATTGCGGATGTCGGCCCGCTCCAAGCCTTGATATCAGTTCGGCAACCGCTTGATCCGGACTCTGCTTCGCAGTGTCGATCACGATCGGGCTTGCGCCCCAATCCTCATAGTCGCGTGTGACGATCTCTTCCCAGCTCGGCTTTCTCAGCCCCGGAACATCGCTTGCACGCGTCTCCGCCCGTCGGCGATGCTCATCCCGGTCCGAGCAGACGATTTCGATCTCGATGGCCGGCACGCCCGATTTCGCCGCAACCGACAGCCAGGCATCCCGGGTCACCTTCAGGGGATTGACCGAGTCCGCCACGACAATCTTGCCTAGCGTGAGATTGTCTTCGGCGAGCCCGTATCCGACCATGTAGCCTGCCGGGCCGACCTCCGATCTCAACATGTCCGATGCCCGTATGGCCTGCTCGATCGTGTCGATACGCAGATGGACCGCCCCAAGCTCCCTCGCCAGGGCACGCGCAATCGTCGTCTTTCCCGACCCCGGCAAACCACCGAAAATGATCAGCATGAATAGGCACCTCCCGCTTGCTGATGAACCGCGTGAATTCGATCGTCGATCCCAATCGGGAACCGCGCCTACCTCGCAGGCTTCTGCGGTTGCCCCTTCGTTGCCTCACCCGAGGCAGCAAGAATATCGTCCAGGGCCTGGCGACGGTCCGCAGCGTGGGACAATCGCCAGCGAACGGCGTCATCCGCACCATCGCCTTCCCTGATCTCGAGATCCACCGGGCTCACCGCCTCGCCGGTTTTCTGATCGATGAACCCCCAGCGAATCTCAGCGCCCGTCTTGCGATTGACGAAGGTCATGGGCGGTCCCGAAGCACCTGACATACCCAGGCTGTCGCCAATCTGGGCGAGCACCGGCATGATGGGCGCGATCTGCCAGCCCTTTCGGGTCAGGAGGTATTCAAACCGTTCCGGGTTCACCTGATAGCGCCGCCGCTCGATGAGGCCATTGGCTTCCAGGTGCTTCAGCCGGTCACTGAGCGTCGCATTGGTCACGCCCGACGACTGGCGAAAATCCTCATAGCGGGTGAGACCGCAGACGAGATCGCGCAGGATCAGCAAGCCCCACCGATCGCCGATCGCCGCCATGACGCCGGCAATCGAGCACACCATTCCATCGAAACCCTTCGACCGCATCGGACCCTTTCCCGGCACCCGCGTAATTGCCGGCACCTCTCATCATGAGAGCCACACTAGTTTGCCGGAATGTCCGTTTCAAGAAAGCTCGACAGCCACGACGCCCGCGACGAACCGGACCGGCAAACCGCTTGCCGCACAATAACTCTTATTATAAGAGTTATAAACGTCATTGGCGAGTGACACGCGCCCATTGACCGCAGCCATGCGGGCCGATGCCCGATCGAGATCGAGCCGGGTCGCTGCAACACATCACCGGTTTTGCCAAAACGGGAGGATCTCACATTGGCGCCGAACTCAACCCCAACCTCCATTACCCCGACGTTTGCATTTGCCGGCAGCGCGGCGGCAACAGCCCTCTGGTTCGCTGCCCTTGTCGCAATACCGGAGCTTCAGCGCTCGGACCTGTCCATCTTCGTCGCGCGCATCGCAGTCCATCTCATCGTGCTCGGCGGAACCTGGGCAGCATTGTCGCGCACCGCCCTCACCACGTCGGAGCGGACGTGGACCTGGCTGGCGATCGCAGTTCCGCTCACCCTATGGCACGGCGCGGCCTGGATCATTGTCGCCGATGGCCTACTCCTGCCGGGAGCAATTTCAATCCCGTTGCTGCCGCTGATGATCGTGGTGCCGACGACGGTCGTCATCACGATCCTGTCGCGCTCGGACCGGATCGGTTTGCTGCTCGACGCCATGCCCGCCAGCTGGCTGATCGGCCTGCAGGCCTACAGGGTGATCGGCGGCGTGTTCTTCGCCAACTGGCTGGCCGGCACGGCGCCGGGCGTGTTTGCCCTTCCTGCCGGCACAGGTGATGTGATCACCGGCCTGATGGCCTTGCCGACAGCCGTATTGCTTGCAAGCGGCCGGCCAGGCAGCGCCCGGGCGGCTCTGTTCTGGAATCTCTTCGGCATGGCCGATCTCGTCGTCGCAGTCACGCTCGGCGCCCTCACGACGCCCGGCCCCCTGCAGCAGCTCGCCCTCGATCATCCCAACCTGACGACCGGGACCTACCCCACCGCCATAATTCCGGCCTTCACCGTGCCCACCTCTCTCGTCCTGCATGCGCTTTCACTGCGCCAATTGCTGAGGCGTACGCGGAATGCGGCTGCCCTTGCCGTGTGACGGCGAAATATCTCCGGGCCTCAAGCCCGGAGGCCCTCAGACAGGAACGCTGAGGCCCACCTTGATCCTGTCCATGGCGACGAACGTGCGAAACCGCTTCACATTGTTGTTGCCGAAGAACAGGCGCCGCGTCAGCGCCTCGTAATCGGCCATCGAGGGCACGACGATGACGAGCACGAAGTCGGCCTCGCCGGTCACGTAATAACACTGCTGGATTTCCGGAGCGGCGGCGAATTCCCGCTTCGCCGCTTCGATCTGCTCGGCCGTTTCGCTGATGACCTCGATCTCGACGAAAATGGTGATGGCCTGCCCGACGGCGGCGGGATCGAGCACGGCGATATTGGCCCTGATCACGCCTTCCTCCGTCATCCGCTTGATGCGCCGCTGCACTGACGGCGCCGACAGGTTGACGGCCTCGCCGATCGTCCTTTGCGGCGTGGTATTGTCGCGCTGGAGGATCTCGAGGATCTTGCGGTCGAAGGCATCGAGCGCTGATATCGAAGAGACAGGCATGGGCATCCCTCATGAAACAAACTTGCAAAAACGCCCTTCAATATCAGCGCATTTTTCGCTCGCTCTGCAATATGTTTCCATGCGGGAAGCAAGCGAGGCCTTCATGTTCATTCTCAACACGACAAGCGATTATCGACATCCGCTTGAAGCGGCGGACGCGGAGACACTGGGCATTGCCGCTGCCGCGGCCGTCGAAGACCACCTGCGCTATCGCGACGACAATGCGCCAACGCCGCTCGTCTCCCTGCCGGCGCTTGCCGCCGCGTCAGGCGTCGCTGCGATCCATGTGAAGGATGAGGGAAAGCGGCTCGGGCTCGGCAGTTTCAAGGCGCTCGGCGGTGCCTATGCCGTCATCCGCCTCGTTCTGGAAGCGGCGGAAGCAAAGCTCGGACGCAAGGTCGAGATGGCCGACCTGCATGCCCCGGACCTGCGAAAACTCGCGGAGACCATGACCTTCGCCTGCGCTACCGATGGCAATCACGGCCGCTCGGTCGCCCAGGGCGCAGCCCTTGTCGGCGCGCGCGCTGCAATTTTCGTCCATGCCGGCGTCAGCGACGAACGCGTCGCCGCAATCGCCCGCTTCGGCGCCGAGATGATCCGGGTCGATGGCAGCTATGACGATTCTGTCAGGCAAGCCGCCCGCGTCGCAAAAGAACGCGGCTGGACCGTCGTGTCCGACACGTCCTGGCCCGGCTATGAGCGTATCCCCGGTCTCGTCATGCAGGGCTATATCGCCCTGGTGCGCGAAGCGCTGAAACAGATGCCGCAGCCGCCGACCCATGTCTTCATCCAGTCCGGCGTCGGCGGCATCGCCGCTGCCGTCGCCGGCCATCTGGCGATCGCGCTCGACGCACAGCGTCCGGTCTTCACCGTCGTCGATCCCGCCCGCGCCGCCTGCCTGTTCGAAACCGCGCGCGCCGGCCATCCCGTCACCATTGCCCATGGCGAACCGACGGTCATGGCGATGCTGGAATGCTACGAGCCCTCGCTTGTCGCCTGGCGCATCCTCTCACGCACCGCCGATGCTTTCATGACCGTCGAAGAGGAAGACGCGGTCTCCGTCATGCGCCGGCTTGCCGAGCCCTTGGATGGAGATCCTGCCATCGTCGCCGGCGAAAGTGGTGGTGTCGGCCTTGCCGGTCTCCTGAAAGCGCTCGCCGACCCTGCGGCGAAATCCGCCCTTTCCCTTGGCCCGGATTCGCGCATCTTCGTGGTGAACACGGAAGGCGCCACCGATCCCGGCCGATATCAGGAAATCGTCGGACGCTCGCCGGATGCGGTCCTGTCGCGAGGTGCGGAATGAGCAAGACATCCATTGATGCATCGAGGCTCCTAGGCCGGCTTGCCGAACTCGGCGCGATCGGCCGCGATGCGGATGGCAGGCTGGTGCGCCTTGCCGCCTCCGACGCGGACAAACTTGGCCGCGATCGTCTCGTCGCCTGGATCGAAGCCGCCGGACTGGAGCTCGCCATCGACCGGATCGGCAATATCTTCGGTATCTGGGTGCCCGATGGCACGCAGGATCGCGCCCCGCTTCTGCTCGGCTCGCATATAGATACCGTCATCGACGCCGGCATCTATGACGGCTGTTACGGCGTGCTCTCGGCCCTCGAAGTCATCGAAACGCTGAAGGCATCGGGCTTTGCGCCGTCCCGCCCCATCGCCCTTGCCGCCTTCACCAATGAGGAAGGCGTACGCTATGCGCCCGATATGATGGGCTCGCTCGTCTATGCCGGCGGGCTCGATGCGGAGACAGCGCTGGCGACCACGGGAACGGACGGGTCACTGCTCGGTGACGAGCTGAAGCGCATCGGCTATGCGGGCGACAGGAAACCGGGTTTCCTCACGCCATATGCCTATATCGAACTCCATATCGAGCAGGGTCCGGTTCTGGAGCGCGAGGGTTTGTCCCTCGGCGCAGTCGAAAACCTGCAGGGCATTTCATGGCAGCGCGTGACGATCGAGGGCGACGCCAACCACGCCGGCACCACACCGATGACCATGCGGCGCGATGCCGGCCATGCGAGCGCCCGCGTCATCACCTTCCTGCGCGAGCGGGCAATGGCATCGAACACGCCGACGGTCGCGACCGTCGGCTGCATGGAATTCCAGCCGAACGCCATCAACGTCATCCCCTCGAAGGCGATTTTCACGGTCGACCTGCGCGATCCGGACGAGGACCGGCTGCGGGAGGAAGAGGCAGCCCTTGCCCGCTTCCTCGAAAGCCTGTCGGCCGAAGAGCAGGTCGCAATCTCCGTGCAGCGGCTTGCCCGCTTCGAGCCGGTCAAATTCGACGAGCGGATCGTCGCCGCGATCGAGACCGCCGCCCGAGCGCGTGCTCTCCCCTGCAGGCGCATGACCTCAGGTGCCGGCCACGATGCCCAGATGATCGCCCGCATCGCGCCATCGGCCATGATCTTCGTGCCGAGCAAGGGCGGCATCAGCCACAATCCCAGGGAATTCACCGAAAATGATGATCTTGTCGCCGGCGCCGACATCCTGCTCGATGTCGTCACCAGCCTGACGGAGGAGAAATGACTATGGATCTCGACCGACTGGCCGCCGACATGCGCGCATGGAGACGCCATCTCCATGCCTATCCGGAATTCGGCTTCGAGGAGAAGCAGACCTCGGCCTTCGTCGCCGAAAAGCTCCGCGAATTCGGCCTCGACGATGTCGCCGAAGGGATCGGCGGCACCGGCGTCGTCGGCACCCTGAAGCGCGGCAGCGGCAACCGCTCGATTGCGCTCAGAGCCGATATGGATGCGCTCCGCATCCCCGAACAGGCAGACCGGCCCCATGCTTCCCGCAATCCCGGCGTCATGCATGCCTGCGGCCATGACGGCCACACCGCCATGCTGCTCGGTGCGGCCAGAATGCTTGCCGAAGACGGCGGTTTCGACGGCACGGTGCGCTTCATCTTCCAGCCCGCGGAGGAATGGGGCAAGGGCGCGCTCGCCATGATCGAGGACGGGATTTTCGAACGCTTCCCCTTCGACGAGATCTACGGCATCCACAACCTGCCGGGCCTGCCCGTCGGCCATTTCCAGACGCGCCCGGGCGCCCTCATGTCGGCGGAAGACAATTTCGAAATCGTGCTCAAGGGCACCGGCGGCCATGCCGCCCGCCCGAACGCCACGAACGAAGTCCTGGTTGCCGCCTGCGCACTGGTCATGAACCTGCAGACCATCGTCTCTCGCCGCCTCGACCCCACCGATATCGGCGTCGTTTCCGTCACCGAACTCCTGACCGACGGCACCCGCAATGCCCTGCCCGGCCTTGCCCGCATCTTCGGCGACGCAAGGAGCTTCCACCCCGATGTCAGCGCCGAAATCGAAAAGCAGATGCGTGTGATCGCCGAAGGCACAGCGCTCACCTACAACCTCTCTGCCGAGATCACCTACACACGGGAGTTCGTTCCTCTGCTGAACGACCCCGCCCTTGCCGAAGAGGCGCTCGCCGCCGCCCGCGACGTCTTCGATCCCGACAGCATCGAGATCCGGAAGGAACCGATGACGGCTTCGGAGGATTTCGCCCGTTTCCTTGGCCTGGCACCCGGCTGCTACGTCTTCCTCGGCAATGGCGAGGATTCCGCACCGCTGCACAATCCGACCTTCGATTTCAATGATGACGGGCTGCTCCACGGTGCAAGGTTGCACGCGAGCATCGTCCGCCGCCGCCTTTCACATGCTGACCCGAAATAATTGTCGGCGTCGGATCTAAAAGTGGATTGCAGAACTCTTCTTTAACGCCTAAAGCGACTCCGCCTAGTCTGTGGAGGATACGCAATGGCCACCAACGTCCGGAAATTCGCAACTCTCATCGGCCTCTTGTCCGCGATGGCGAGTGCCCCCGTATTCGCTGAGGATGGTAAGACCATCTCTGTAATCGACGACCGTGGCGTCAAGGTCGAGGTTCCGGTCCAGCCCAAGCGGATCGCGGCAATTTCCTATTTCGCGGATGACGTCGCCCTTGCTCTCGGCATCAAGCCCGTGGCCAGCACCTACATGACAAAAGGGCGCGAGCCGGACTTCCTTCTCGGCATGACTGCCGGCATGAAGCAGATCGGCCAGCGGGCAAAACCCAATCTCGAGCTTCTGTCCGAAGCAAAGCCCGACCTGATCGTGGCTATCCGCCGCTACACGGTGGGCAACGCGCCGCAGCTCGATAAGATCGCCCCCTATGTCGCCTACAATATGGAACTGCTTGATGGCAGCGATCGCGAGATCGCCGAGCTTTCGAAAATCCTCGGCAACCCGGAGCGCGGCGTTCAGTTGAACAAGCAATTCCGGGAACATCTCGCGGACTATACCGCCAAAGCCCCCAAGGATGTCCATCCTCGTTTCGCGATCATGTGGGGCGGCGAAACGCCGTTCGCGTTCCACACCGAAAACACCTCCGCTTCGATCCTGGCAGCCATTGGAGGCGACAATATCGCCGGCAACATGACGCCGGGTGGTGAGTTCGGCATCGATCTCAGCCTGGAAACCATGCTGGAGAAGAATCCGGAAGTCCTCTTCATCTACGATTCAGGTCCCGACCGGCCGCATGAAAACAACCCGATCTGGCAGGAATTGACTGCCGTGAAGAACAAGCGGGTGTTCTATGTCGGCGACCAGTGGGTCGAAACGAACGGCCCGATCGCGCGCGAGGTCGTGCTGCGCGAGGCGGCTCACTACCTCTATCCGGAGACGTTCCCGGCAGTCGACGTGCGGGCGGAAGCCGCCAGGATCATTCCGGCCGAAGCACAGAGATAACCGATTGATCGCGACGACGATGAACGCTCGCAAATCCTCTTTTGCCATTGGGTTCGTCGTCGCCGCGACACTGCTGATTGTGCTCGCTGGCTTGCTGCCGGGCGCAAAGATGCTCTCCTTCGATACTGTGCTGCGCGCGCTCTTTGCCCCGGATGCAAAGATCGACTCGATCCTCGTCTGGACCCTGAGATTGCCGCGCAGCCTTGCAGCCGCCGTCGCGGGCACAGGTCTTGCCGTGTCGGGCTACCTTCTGCAGTCGCTGACGCGCAATCCGCTCGCCGATCCCGGCATTACCGGCGTCACTGCGGGCGCTGTCGCGCCGATCGTCGGGTGCTTCGTTCTCCTGCCCTGGATCTCGTCTGCCTATTACCCCCTGGTTGGCCTCGCCGGCGGACTGGCTGCTGCTTCCGTCACCTTCTGGGTGGCCAGAGGCGGCAACGGACGCCCGCTGCACCTTGCGCTCGGCGGCGTCAGCGTTTCGCTCTTCCTTGGCGCAATCACGATCTATGTCCTGCTGCTCGCAGGGCCGCAGTCGACCGCCCTTCTCTTCTGGTTATCAGGAGGCTTCCAGGGCCGCACATGGTCGCACCTCATCCATATGCTGCCGTGGATCGGCGTCGGCGTTGTCGGAGCCCTATTGCTGCACCGGGTCATCGCCATGTTTGCGCTGAGCGAACACGCGGCCGCGGCCATGGGTCTGCAGCTCGACGTCTGGAAGCCGGTCCTGCTTGTTCTCGCAATCTGTCCCGTGGCCGGCGTCGCTCCGGTGGCCGGCCCGGTCGCCTTCGTCGGCCTTGCCGCCCCGCACATCGCTCGTCTTCTCAAGCCGCAGGGCACGATCTGGGAGATCGCGCTCACGGCGGCAACTGGAGCATTTATCGTGACCTGCGCGGATCTGGTTGCTCGAACGATCGCCATTCCCAAGGAATTGCCGGTCGGCATCATCACCGCGCTCCTTGGCGGGCCGGTCTTCGTCTACCTGATCCAGCGCGGCCGCCTCGACTTCCAGCGGGATGTCGCATGATCATGGCGTCCCCGGCACAGACCCGATCGGCCGCCTGGCTGCTGCCA
This genomic window contains:
- a CDS encoding carbonic anhydrase, with the translated sequence MHDLKQYSGVACSCGSCPDLPDDQGRRRFLCSALGGAALAAGIAVASAGPVSAQSTMMPDEALKAMMEGNKRFTEGRLQSLNEDLSILKAKTAEKQEPFAAVLSCADSRVPVEFVFDQSIGQLFVVRVAGNIATPEIIASLEYGVAVLGARLLMVLGHSNCGAVKATIDGKAVPGQIGALYAPIWPAVNAAGNDLEAAVDANAKMQATLISRSSTVIAGAAKEGKLKVVAARYDIASGVVSLLGS
- a CDS encoding pirin family protein, with amino-acid sequence MLLKGERTFVVRDAGGFVAHVNMPGWIKPKPGDHGHGPLAMVVESILHPGRRVAMHEHRNDEIISWVPEGVMRHEDKARGRLVCDSGHLMVMNAGRGFWHSEETLASDPPLRMLQILVRPDAVDLEPGIQYGAAPDGAPNCWRHLVGPEGGDAPFFVRNRIDFFDIRLGAGMRVEFPHKQGCDLYFYVFSGAVLAGGQAFGEGEQGLLLSDEVLKAEAASDCVMVAFLIDPRAPVTRHGTVADTRKIPPPIVIRIVKRWKGLKRFWRLG
- a CDS encoding Lrp/AsnC family transcriptional regulator, with the protein product MPVSSISALDAFDRKILEILQRDNTTPQRTIGEAVNLSAPSVQRRIKRMTEEGVIRANIAVLDPAAVGQAITIFVEIEVISETAEQIEAAKREFAAAPEIQQCYYVTGEADFVLVIVVPSMADYEALTRRLFFGNNNVKRFRTFVAMDRIKVGLSVPV
- a CDS encoding AAA family ATPase, translating into MLIIFGGLPGSGKTTIARALARELGAVHLRIDTIEQAIRASDMLRSEVGPAGYMVGYGLAEDNLTLGKIVVADSVNPLKVTRDAWLSVAAKSGVPAIEIEIVCSDRDEHRRRAETRASDVPGLRKPSWEEIVTRDYEDWGASPIVIDTAKQSPDQAVAELISRLGAGRHPQ
- a CDS encoding class I SAM-dependent methyltransferase: MVSVQYPNSARISDTYLRHRSDEDNNASESHLPSRYVAQDTVDCLHHDRMYASLNPLLSHAAGTSWMTVGDGRFGTDANFLRPHVQSVLATSISASTLEIAKRRNWIDGYSEENAEKISFDDEQFDYVLCKEAYHHFPRPSVGLYEMLRVSRLGVVLIEPLDGHSPLGNLKRSIKRFLRGEHAYDQFEPVGNFVFRLSRSETFKIMTALGYYGIAWRPMNGFWWGPLSGASKSKSSARLAGYWSGIYAQDMACSLRLLSPGLVTMICLKKPPAPELLRDLKKQGFRIEVSPKNPYT
- a CDS encoding sulfite exporter TauE/SafE family protein, yielding MTSGIVLLLFLSGVAGGVINALAGGATLLTFPAMLAAGLPPITANASNAVAIVPGHLLAVLADRGKVLPLDAKLWSSVLVCLLGGAIGALLLLALPERLFVLPVPALIGIATLLFLFSPRIAAWAEARRGDAEPSRGLGLSVLGLSSIYGGFFGAGLGVILTAVLSIADPDDIRRVKALKNLLATSVSMAAVVIFIAERAVRWPETLTMLSGALVGGYLGGTLVRVLPAIVVRWFVIVTGAAMTIVYAVKYWS
- a CDS encoding class I SAM-dependent methyltransferase; translated protein: MSGDILARSFGRQAFGLSPENYQLARPPYPSSVWEVLRQRAGLRSGVSVLEIGAGTGLATEHLLDQGPQRLLAVEPDRRLVEFLRARLHRPELEVIEQPFEELNEAPDSFDLVVSATAFHWLDAVPALRHIHALLRHGGAVALIWNVFGDNIRPDPFHEASAHLFAGHRASPSGGGTTQTPYGLDSEARLRDFEAASFHCDPPVMFEWTLTLDPPAVRRLYATYSNVVALEAEKREELLDALEDLARGDFGGVVTRNMTTSVFIARRK
- a CDS encoding helix-turn-helix transcriptional regulator, producing the protein MRSKGFDGMVCSIAGVMAAIGDRWGLLILRDLVCGLTRYEDFRQSSGVTNATLSDRLKHLEANGLIERRRYQVNPERFEYLLTRKGWQIAPIMPVLAQIGDSLGMSGASGPPMTFVNRKTGAEIRWGFIDQKTGEAVSPVDLEIREGDGADDAVRWRLSHAADRRQALDDILAASGEATKGQPQKPAR